A genome region from Babesia bigemina genome assembly Bbig001, chromosome : I includes the following:
- a CDS encoding DNA polymerase family B family protein, putative, whose translation MDEFKEFIRSNARVAVQLVYYDHVMCKPIEFDPQVSSTGVPVVEVPVIRVFGGTPAGQQVCLYIHGYLPYFYLPVPDNVAPSKFAQKAHKVLERAARKIVVERRRLRGGRRSRGSLQPKLPNTNDNPDDKDSKQSSCGTDSSQTEETDSFPTSRWFSSRSRLLSQSYHRLAILRQKKTATTAYIHRVDVVEHVIFYGYHTQPRKFLKVHHYNPSMTKHLAGYAFNHGIRKHRLQPYEVHISYLMHFLSDYNLRGMDHIYLSSAIKMRGPLPLHPHYSVQAHPLWQRVVLASIKNTPDDLATVERPVLRDSPSVFLSSHQRRSSCELEVDAHVASILNVFEYHNASDPQSQEVTERGYAVGRYMGARHAFSEQWKQQCTHLQSSSFSPFQTNDRAFTAYASRNTLKQFYSYLLVQAEGLPEDKKPAVVSRLRQLLSQCDDLQGRRKRAPKKTTQNELITISSAFFHTSQDYRPADEGDQYYVYRYAIKPPEVEDADSVDVQDGKKVPSGKENKPSRVDGESVSTRQTNEPSGKGQTRCPNLLLSVKDTQAQTNVMASEHARENNPPIALEPVSDIVGTTDNFECGIALDVITEIDLNCIHANPEVNAINAVVYTLRDHRLAPHFDAVGVPYADVQGAIVVDVSGVERPPPRRINIEEFYRMALIQRCEVDMNVVERQINSGKYVDVSFVPSEMALIDSVSRLISQFDPNVIYGYDMARSSIGYLSQRAEVLGIPYFLEAISRVPPRLRHGSGNQGDRVTDMSTLLTHQRSKLKKRHLSDSEVKPLFSAGRLLFDVADVAVRELNLANLTLENIVRDQFNYVMPSFTMYTMNKWLTTKVSLLQSGDAKGHEADAAVAAPGNAGFNGHVNGNYRLRNAVQMSLHRRDHRNNRGNDVMITPHRFRAIRYALLRNYAVIATFDKLMYFQRYTTFSKLYGLDLKSTIVRGSQYHVESVLIRFTKSFNYVLPSPTRRQVHQQRPSVAIPIVMQPISGFHLAPVAVLDFQSLYSCITIAYNICYSTCLGLLSEHKTWRHRVKLGVVTYHPEEGVFRGILSKHAELPGTEEGTVGVHIMPNGVMFVDKSVREGLLPTMLTSVLQSRRKIKAAMTRPGVEGRILRQWDREQYGLKMLSNLSVGLTASGYSGRMPCSDLAESVVSIARALLVLCMELIHDNFDAEVIYGDTDSIFIKFPGRTVAEAQSLAEEIANKINSTIPEPIKIVPQKVYCPCILVSKKRYLGLIHLNGKMVFDDKGVETMRTSECDATRKILRQALDCILRNRTLDMAYDGLASVFRNVASVYTPKDFILYRQVRLGTYREELTGQVGTLPAAAIVAKHKLDKHYGRRVLENEFIPHVFSTSREDVYRGVKGGAVFPNEINGIFRPTDFVKEHGRRTLPHNSMACVLEQIRRGQPLHQIDVDYYLKKQVLPPLKRVMQLLDIHPDYPIASTIIERLQQMQQRKEERFRRVDEPGKKVGEIWEYTDPLARCTSCGTTCKVKLGTAGHNEVVKDDRKDHISQNLADLLHSKEVRITTIHQDVLSCEDSTKGKMHVVVCEGCRMNPRQTLLKVLNEMNALEEKVHAVNNICLNCTGSAASSASCQNAWHCDVYFKRISYKRLFARSLKEYRGLLTLAYTT comes from the exons ATGGATGAGTTCAAGGAGTTCATCCGCTCCAACGCCCGTGTGGCGGTGCAACTGGTCTACTACGACCATGTGATGTGTAAGCCTATAGAATTCGACCCGCAGGTATCGAGCACGGGGGTGCCAGTGGTTGAGGTGCCCGTGATCCGTGTTTTCGGCGGCACGCCCGCCGGCCAACAGGTTTGCCTATACATTCACGGTTACCTGCCATACTTCTACTTACCTGTGCCCGACAATGTTGCGCCATCCAAGTTCGCGCAAAAGGCGCACAAGGTGCTGGAGAGGGCTGCTAGGAAAATTGTGGTGGAGAGACGGCGGCTGAGAGGGGGGCGCCGTTCGAGGGGTAGTTTGCAGCCGAAGTTGCCAAACACGAATGATAACCCTGACGATAAAGATAGTAAACAGTCGTCATGTGGCACGGATTCGTCGCAAACGGAGGAAACGGACTCCTTTCCGACCTCACGGTGGTTCTCCAGCAGGTCCAGGTTGCTCAGCCAAAGCTACCATCGCCTGGCCATCTTGCGTCAGAAGAAAACAGCAACCACGGCGTACATTCATCGGGTGGATGTCGTTGAGCACGTAATCTTCTACGGGTATCACACCCAGCCGCGCAAGTTCCTGAAGGTGCATCACTACAACCCCTCCATGACGAAGCACCTGGCAGGGTACGCGTTCAACCACGGAATAAGAAAGCACCGTTTGCAGCCGTACGAGGTTCACATAAGCTACCTGATGCACTTCCTGTCGGATTATAATTTGAGGGGTATGGACCATATCTATCTCTCGTCAGCCATCAAGATGCGGGGACCACTTCCGTTGCACCCGCATTACTCGGTTCAGGCGCATCCTCTCTGGCAGCGGGTCGTTTTGGCCAGCATCAAGAACACCCCCGATGACCTGGCGACGGTAGAGCGTCCGGTGCTAAGGGATTCGCCTTCCGTCTTCCTTTCCAGCCACCAGCGCCGTTCCAGCTGCGAGCTGGAGGTGGATGCCCATGTAGCGAGCATCCTTAATGTGTTCGAGTATCACAACGCCTCGGACCCTCAGAGCCAGGAAGTTACAGAACGCGGTTACGCTGTCGGCAGGTACATGGGCGCCAGGCACGCCTTCTCAGAACAGTGGAAGCAGCAGTGCACGCATCTGCAATCGTCTAGCTTCTCGCCGTTCCAGACCAACGATCGGGCATTCACCGCGTATGCATCTAGGAACACGCTGAAGCAGTTTTACAGCTACCTTCTGGTGCAGGCGGAGGGGTTGCCTGAGGACAAGAAACCGGCGGTGGTGTCCCGCCTAAGGCAGCTGTTGTCGCAGTGCGACGACCTCCAGGGGCGCAGGAAGCGGGCGCCGAAGAAGACGACGCAAAATGAGCTGATAACCATCAGCTCTGCGTTTTTTCACACCAGCCAAGATTACCGTCCGGCTGACGAAGGGGACCAGTACTACGTCTATCGGTATGCTATAAAGCCCCCTGAGGTGGAGGATGCGGATTCTGTAGATGTGCAAGACGGCAAAAAGGTGCCATCAGGCAAAGAAAACAAGCCGAGTCGAGTTGATGGTGAATCGGTTTCGACGAGGCAAACTAATGAACCTAGTGGAAAGGGCCAAACACGTTGCCCTAATTTGTTGCTAAGTGTCAAAGATACACAAGCTCAAACAAATGTAATGGCGTCTGAGCATGCGCGTGAAAACAACCCGCCGATTGCTCTGGAGCCGGTGTCTGATATTGTCGGTACGACGGATAATTTCGAGTGCGGTATAGCGCTCGACGTCATCACCGAGATCGACCTCAATTGTATCCACGCCAACCCTGAGgtcaacgcaatcaatGCGGTGGTCTACACACTCCGAGACCACCGTCTGGCTCCACATTTTGACGCTGTCGGCGTGCCATATGCCGACGTCCAGGGTGCTATAGTTGTCGATGTATCGGGCGTGGAACGGCCGCCGCCAAGGCGTATAAATATAGAAGAATTCTATCGAATGGCACTAATACAACGATGCGAGGTGGACATGAATGTTGTGGAGCGTCAGATTAATTCGGGAAAGTACGTGGACGTATCCTTTGTACCCTCTGAGATGGCATTGATAGATAGTGTCAGCCGCCTCATATCCCAGTTTGACCCGAACGTCATCTACGGCTACGACATGGCGCGTAGTTCCATCGGGTACCTGAGCCAAAGGGCGGAAGTGTTGGGCATACCCTACTTCCTGGAAGCAATCTCTCGGGTGCCACCCCGGCTGCGGCATGGTTCCGGTAACCAAGGGGATCGTGTTACAGACATGTCGACTCTGCTGACTCATCAGCGGAGCAAATTGAAGAAGCGGCACCTGAGTGACAGCGAGGTAAAACCGCTATTTAGTGCCGGGAGGTTGCTGTTCGACGTTGCAGATGTTGCTGTGCGTGAGCTCAACCTCGCTAATCTGACTCTGGAGAACATAGTTCGCGATCAGTTCAATTATGTGATGCCTTCGTTCACCATGTACACCATGAACAAGTGGTTGACTACAAAGGTCTCCCTCCTTCAATCTGGCGATGCCAAAGGACATGAGGCGGATGCAGCTGTGGCGGCGCCTGGTAACGCTGGTTTCAATGGCCACGTAAATGGCAACTATAGGTTGCGCAATGCCGTGCAAATGAGCCTCCACCGACGTGACCATCGCAACAATCGTGGCAACGACGTCATGATAACTCCGCATAGATTCAGGGCCATTCGGTACGCACTGTTGCGCAACTATGCGGTCATAGCCACTTTCGACAAGTTGATGTACTTCCAAAGGTACACGACTTTCTCGAAGCTATATGGACTCGATCTCAAGAGCACCATCGTGCGAGGCAGCCAGTACCATGTGGAGAGCGTGCTGATTCGTTTCACGAAGTCTTTTAACTACGTGTTGCCGTCACCAACTCGACGTCAGGtgcaccagcagcgcccATCAGTTGCGATACCGATCGTGATGCAACCGATAAGCGGATTCCACCTGGCGCCGGTTGCAGTGTTGGATTTCCAATCACTCTACTCGTGCATCACCATTGCGTACAACATCTGCTACAGCACTTGCCTGGGTCTGCTCAGC GAGCACAAGACCTGGCGCCACCGTGTCAAGCTGGGTGTGGTCACGTATCATCCGGAGGAGGGCGTGTTTAGGGGCATATTGTCAAAGCACGCTGAACTGCCCGGCACTGAAG AGGGCACAGTGGGCGTACACATTATGCCCAATGGAGTCATGTTTGTTGATAAGTCCGTGCGTGAGGGGCTCCTCCCGACCATGCTGACGTCGGTGCTGCAGAGTAGGCGCAAGATCAAGGCCGCAATGACGCGTCCCGGAGTAGAAGGGCGCATTTTACGCCAGTGGGACAGAGAGCAGTATGGTCTGAAGATGCTGTCAAACCTTTCAGTGGG GTTAACTGCGTCCGGCTACTCTGGCCGCATGCCGTGCTCCGACCTCGCAGAGTCCGTGGTTTCGATCGCGCGTGCACTGCTTGTGTTGTGTATGGAATTGATACACGACAATTTTGACGCGGAGGTCATCTACGGTGATACTGACAGCATCTTCATCAAGTTTCCGGGAAGAACGGTTGCCGAAGCGCAGTCCCTGGCAGAAGAGATCGCTAACAAGATAAACAGCACAATCCCGGAGCCTATCAAAATAGTTCCCCAGAAGGTCTATTGCCCGTGCATTCTGGTATCGAAGAAGCGTTACTTGGGGCTCATACACCTCAACGGGAAAATGGTCTTCGACGATaag GGTGTTGAGACGATGCGAACAAGCGAGTGCGACGCCACCCGAAAGATTTTACGGCAGGCCCTCGACTGCATACTAAGGAATCGCACGCTTGATATGGCTTACGATGGACTCGCATCTGTATTCCGCAATGTGGCATCGGTTTACACCCCTAAGGATTTTATTCTCTACCGCCAGGTTAGGCTGGGCACATACCGAGAGGAGCTGACTGGGCAGGTGGGCACGCTGCCTGCCGCCGCTATCGTGGCCAAACACAAACTGGATAAGCATTACGGTAGGAGGGTGCTGGAGAACGAGTTCATCCCCCATGTATTTTCAACTTCGCGTGAGGACGTCTACCGCGGTGTCAAGGGCGGCGCAGTGTTCCCCAACGAGATCAACGGCATATTCAGGCCTACCGATTTTGTGAAGGAGCACGGACGGCGAACACTGCCTCATAACTCAATGGCGTGTGTTCTGGAGCAAATACGCCGAGGCCAGCCGCTGCATCAAATTGATGTGGACTACTACCTGAAAAAGCAGGTTCTCCCTCCCCTAAAGCGCGTCATGCAGCTTCTGGACATACATCCCGATTATCCCATCGCGTCAACCATAATCGAACGACTCCAACAAATGCAGCAGAGAAAGGAGGAACGCTTTCGCCGTGTAGATGAACCAGGCAAGAAGGTGGGAGAAATATGGGAATACACGGACCCGCTCGCACGATGCACCAGCTGTGGCACTACCTGTAAGGTCAAGTTGGGCACTGCCGGCCACAACGAGGTTGTCAAAGACGATCGTAAAGATCACATTTCACAAAATTTAGCAGATCTTTTGCATTCAAAGGAGGTGCGTATCACGACGATTCACCAGGACGTCTTATCATGTGAGGATTCAACAAAGGGCAAGATGCACGTGGTGGTCTGTGAAGGATGCCGAATGAACCCACGCCAGACGCTGTTGAAGGTGCTGAACGAGATGAACGCGCTAGAAGAAAAGGTTCATGCGGTAAACAACATCTGTCTGAACTGCACGGGCAGTGCTGCGAGCAGCGCGTCATGCCAGAACGCCTGGCATTGCGAT GTTTATTTCAAGCGTATATCCTACAAACGCCTATTCGCACGATCGCTGAAAGAGTATCGAGGACTGCTCACCCTGGCCTACACCACTTAA
- a CDS encoding protein kinase domain containing protein, putative gives MANDEHRLAQFKALRRIGAGRFGEVFQVQHKVTGELYCWKVVAYKGLTEKEKEQLVMEVNVMRDLKHPNIVRYVDRVVDRQKHLLYIIMEYCDSGDLAENMRQFRKHYDKVNEQVIFDIALQLLFALAYCHNSSLGPKQGKILHRDLKPQNIFLHSNYRNKTRNGYICKIGDFGLCRSIGLESFAHSCVGTPYYWCPELLLSHSKNYDDKMDMWALGVVLYELSYGKTPFHKATTLAELAQQMKNGVPLPLRGRSRQLNTLLYALLQRDPARRASAIQCLGLPIWDGPVSDWFWDTVNPRDRERIYDNIIRRNMQRLPVSSHMLSEFAGSDSSQICTPKPRKIGRLDARISTEFVESDDEDSHILGMASTPCDDINMDASSVSHSFPAAGPHRAVDIAFSHPGLVDEETPDEFDCIEAHLSTCQEDYGALRSTERRSDSGHPVQDSQTLELPDNPFRRAMSKPQYDAPGTPHMYVRTPTQVRGMDRFGSRAEEATVYTRATEASLSADSQASTCVRRPALYRPIFGSGAGSSSSFGVGSPHTLPSDVPPPVGGSTICSRRKYLRENNFS, from the exons ATGGCGAATGACGAGCACCGCCTGGCGCAGTTCAAGGCGCTACGGAGGATTGGAGCCGGGCGGTTCGGCGAAGTCTTCCAGGTACAACACAAG GTAACGGGGGAGCTGTACTGCTGGAAGGTGGTGGCGTACAAGGGTCTGACGGAGAAGGAGAAGGAGCAGCTGGTGATGGAGGTGAACGTCATGCGCGACCTGAAGCACCCTAACATCGTGCGCTACGTGGACCGCGTCGTGGACCGGCAGAAGCACCTGCTCTACATCATCATGGAGTACTGCGACTCCGGCGACCTGGCGGAGAACATGCGACAGTTCCGCAAGCACTACGACAAGGTCAACGAGCAGGTCATCTTCGACATCGCGCTCCAGCTGCTGTTCGCGCTGGCGTACTGCCACAACTCGTCGCTCGGCCCGAAACAGGGCAAGATTCTGCACCGCGACCTGAAGCCGCAGAACATCTTCCTGCACTCCAACTATCGCAACAAGACGCGAAACGGATACATTTGCAAAATCGGTGACTTCGGCCTGTGCCGCAGCATTGGGCTGGAGTCCTTCGCCCACTCCTGCGTCGGCACGCCGTACTACTGGTGCCCCGAGCTTCTGCTCTCGCACTCGAAGAACTACGACGACAAGATGGACATGTGGGCGCTGGGCGTGGTGCTGTACGAGCTGTCTTACGGTAAGACGCCGTTTCACAAGGCCACGACGCTGGCCGAGCTGGCCCAGCAGATGAAGAACGGCGtgccgctgccgctgcgCGGTCGCAGCAGGCAGCTCAACACCTTACTGTACGCGCTGCTTCAGAGGGACCCCGCGCGCCGGGCAAGTGCGATCCAGTGTCTGGGGTTGCCCATATGGGACGGCCCTGTCTCCGACTGGTTCTGGGACACGGTGAACCCGCGTGACCGCGAGCGTATCTACGATAACATCATCCGCCGCAACATGCAGAGGCTTCCGGTGTCATCGCACATGCTGTCCGAATTCGCGGGCTCCGACTCATCGCAAATCTGCACGCCCAAGCCCCGCAAGATAGGGCGCCTGGACGCTCGGATCTCCACTGAATTCGTCGAATcggacgacgaggacaGCCATATCCTGGGCATGGCGAGCACTCCGTGCGACGACATCAACATGGACGCGAGCTCTGTCAGCCACTCCTTCCCTGCCGCGGGGCCGCACCGTGCGGTGGATATCGCATTCAGCCACCCCGGCCTTGTGGACGAGGAGACGCCCGACGAATTCGACTGCATCGAGGCGCACCTGTCCACGTGCCAGGAGGACTACGGCGCTTTGCGCAGCACTGAGCGCCGCAGCGACTCGGGCCACCCCGTGCAAGACAGCCAGACGTTGGAGCTGCCCGACAACCCCTTCCGCCGTGCCATGTCCAAGCCGCAGTACGACGCGCCGGGAACCCCGCACATGTACGTCCGCACGCCGACTCAGGTGCGTGGCATGGACCGGTTTGGCTCGCGCGCGGAGGAAGCCACTGTCTACACGCGCGCGACGGAGGCGTCGCTGTCAGCGGATTCGCAGGCGTCCACATGCGTCCGGCGCCCCGCTCTGTACCGTCCCATCttcggcagcggcgcggGGTCGTCGTCCAGCTTCGGAGTCGGCTCACCGCACACACTGCCGAGTGATGTACCACCACCTGTCGGCGGCAGCACCATCTGTAGCCGCAGAAAGTACCTGAGAGAAAACAACTTCAGCTAA
- a CDS encoding papain family cysteine protease containing protein, putative, giving the protein MAGKVEVLDDVVSRAETAEDLLKNGSGGKPEPWHSRLRAFFRRRGKCYYALLAALVFALCFTAVAVIGGDSQYAAQERAVREALVRLKFENHGTVEGVTDEDPAYIVCRALGASTRTLNPERDAEIYVQYNDFNRQYDRRHTSVMEKARRFGVFHANVHTIDAFNAMENRTFEMGVNRFADMTAEEFMALQGSRVDTPQYERGGVAMALDGTVDIADIDLRRDGIMTPVKDQGACGSCWAFATIAVVESYFKKYRSLDLDLSEQQLVDCVKECHGCQYGDSYHAYEYVTANGCYTRASYPYVAEQGQCMTPAGHPRYRLYEFGFTESPDLVQLLKAHGPLTVYVAVTPMWQFYKSGVLNYCGETVNHAVVLAGAGQADKEAFWLIKNSWGTSWGEEGYVRLARGSSTLKDECGLSNVAMFAVH; this is encoded by the coding sequence ATGGCGGGAAAGGTGGAAGTCCTGGACGACGTCGTCTCGCGCGCCGAAACGGCCGAAGACCTGCTGAAGAACGGCTCCGGGGGCAAGCCGGAGCCGTGGCACAGCCGGTTGCGGGCGTTCTTCCGGCGACGCGGCAAGTGCTACTATGCATTACTGGCCGCGCTCGTGTTTGCGCTGTGTTTCACCGCTGTAGCCGTCATCGGAGGCGATTCGCAGTATGCCGCGCAGGAGCGCGCTGTGCGCGAGGCGCTGGTTCGCCTGAAATTCGAGAACCACGGGACCGTCGAGGGAGTCACCGACGAGGACCCCGCCTACATCGTATGTAGAGCGCTGGGCGCCTCCACCCGCACGCTGAACCCGGAGCGTGACGCGGAGATATATGTACAGTACAATGACTTCAACCGGCAGTACGACCGCCGTCATACGTCGGTCATGGAGAAGGCCCGCCGCTTCGGCGTCTTTCACGCCAATGTGCACACGATCGACGCCTTCAATGCCATGGAAAACCGCACATTCGAAATGGGCGTGAACAGATTCGCAGACATGACGGCGGAGGAGTTTATGGCGCTGCAAGGCTCCCGCGTAGACACGCCCCAGTATGAGCGCGGCGGCGTCGCCATGGCGCTGGACGGGACGGTAGACATCGCAGACATCGACCTCCGCAGAGACGGGATCATGACGCCGGTGAAGGACCAGGGCGCGTGCGGCTCGTGCTGGGCGTTTGCCACCATTGCGGTGGTCGAATCCTACTTCAAGAAGTACCGCTCGCTCGACCTCGATCTCAGCGAACAGCAGCTGGTGGACTGCGTGAAGGAGTGCCACGGCTGCCAATACGGCGACTCGTACCACGCGTACGAGTACGTCACCGCCAATGGGTGCTACACCAGGGCGTCGTACCCCTACGTCGCCGAGCAGGGCCAGTGCATGACCCCGGCGGGTCACCCCCGCTACAGGCTGTACGAGTTCGGGTTCACCGAGTCCCCGGacctcgtccagctgctgaaaGCGCACGGCCCGCTGACCGTGTACGTGGCTGTGACGCCGATGTGGCAGTTCTACAAGTCCGGCGTCCTGAACTACTGCGGCGAGACCGTGAACCACGCCGTGGTACTGGCCGGCGCGGGCCAGGCCGACAAGGAGGCGTTCTGGCTCATCAAAAACTCCTGGGGAACCTCTTGGGGCGAAGAAGGTTACGTGCGGCTGGCCcgtggcagcagcacccTTAAGGACGAATGTGGATTGTCGAACGTGGCCATGTTCGCCGTTCATTGA
- a CDS encoding adenine nucleotide translocase, putative encodes MENKNSFLTDFLMGGVAAAVSKTAVAPIERVKMLIQTQDTIPEIQSGKMPRYTGIMNCFGRVCREQGVGSLWRGNAANVIRYFPTQAFNFAFKDYFKTLFPRYDQKTEFWKFFAANMASGGLAGANSLLIVYPLDFARTRLASDVRKEGQREFTGLIDCLMKIQRSTGVMSLYKGFNISVTGIIVYRGTYFGMYDSAKAVMFGDDKNVNIFFKWAVAQMVTIHAGLASYPFDTVRRRMMMMSGKKSGAEIMYTSSLDCFRKILRNEGVNGFFKGAFANVLRGFGGALVLVFYDEFQKLLK; translated from the coding sequence ATGGAGAACAAAAACAGTTTCCTTACGGACTTTTTGATGGGCGGTGTCGCCGCGGCGGTCTCCAAGACCGCCGTCGCGCCCATCGAGCGTGTGAAGATGCTTATCCAGACGCAGGACACCATCCCCGAGATCCAGAGCGGCAAGATGCCACGTTACACTGGTATCATGAACTGCTTCGGTAGGGTGTGCAGGGAGCAGGGTGTGGGCTCGCTGTGGAGGGGCAACGCCGCCAACGTGATTCGCTACTTCCCCACTCAGGCCTTCAACTTCGCCTTCAAGGACTACTTCAAGACCCTGTTCCCGCGCTACGACCAGAAGACCGAGTTCTGGAAGTTCTTCGCTGCCAACATGGCCTCCGGTGGCCTGGCTGGCGCGAACTCGCTGCTGATCGTCTACCCGCTTGACTTCGCCCGTACTCGCCTCGCGAGCGACGTGCGCAAGGAGGGCCAGCGCGAGTTCACTGGTCTGATTGACTGCCTGATGAAGATCCAGCGTTCCACTGGTGTCATGTCGCTGTACAAGGGTTTCAACATTTCGGTGACCGGTATCATCGTGTACCGCGGTACGTACTTCGGAATGTACGACTCCGCCAAGGCCGTGATGTTCGGAGACGACAAGAACGTCAACATCTTCTTCAAGTGGGCTGTCGCGCAGATGGTGACTATCCACGCCGGTCTCGCGTCGTACCCGTTCGACACCGTGCGTCGTCgcatgatgatgatgtctGGCAAGAAGTCGGGTGCCGAGATCATGTACACCAGCTCTCTGGACTGCTTCCGCAAGATCCTGCGCAACGAAGGCGTCAACGGCTTCTTCAAGGGTGCCTTTGCCAACGTCCTCCGTGGCTTCGGTGGCGCCCTCGTGTTGGTCTTCTACGACGAATTCCAGAAGCTCCTGAAGTGA
- a CDS encoding ubiquitin family protein, putative, producing MAQVAKGDVSMMIPLRGGMRVQVQTMQGKRRSRKPSQINVGQKLEVDVEPNETVLDLKKKLSSKQKLPVDQQRIIFEGKMLQDNKTLAEYNIKVGVAREANDAMQHNSVIHMVLRLRGGQP from the coding sequence ATGGCGCAGGTGGCCAAGGGCGACGTCAGCATGATGATCCCGCTGCGCGGTGGCATGCGGGTACAGGTGCAAACGATGCAGGGTAAGAGACGAAGTCGGAAACCCAGCCAAATCAACGTAGGTCAGAAGCTGGAAGTGGACGTCGAGCCTAACGAAACGGTGCTCGACCTCAAAAAGAAGCTCAGCAGCAAGCAGAAGCTGCCAGTGGACCAGCAGCGAATCATCTTTGAGGGCAAGATGCTGCAGGACAACAAAACGCTGGCCGAGTATAACATCAAGGTGGGTGTGGCTCGCGAAGCAAATGACGCCATGCAGCACAACTCGGTCATCCACATGGTCCTCAGGCTACGCGGCGGCCAGCCGTAG